Proteins encoded in a region of the Falco rusticolus isolate bFalRus1 chromosome 10, bFalRus1.pri, whole genome shotgun sequence genome:
- the ROMO1 gene encoding reactive oxygen species modulator 1, protein MPVTMGPYGQSQPSCFDRVKMGFMMGFAVGMAAGALFGTFSCLRIGMRGRELMGGVGKTMMQSGGTFGTFMAIGMGIRC, encoded by the exons atgcCTGTGACCATGGGCCCATACGGGCAATCGCAGCCCAGCTGCTTTGACAGAGTAAAGATGGGTTTCATGATGGGCTTTGCAGTAGGCATGGCAGCAGGAGCACTATTCGGCACGTTTTCCTGCCTCAG GATTGGCATGAGAGGACGAGAGCTGATGGGTGGAGTTGGCAAAACCATGATGCAAAGTGGTGGGACCTTTGGGACATTCATGGCTATTGGTATGGGAATCCGCTGCTAA